tgttacactcattgttcataacacgatagaaaaatatctcttgatgtaacgatttcacaatagattatgccttctacgataattatgcttaaagatgttcaatatcaaatgttattaatataacgaagagtttttctttcataacgatagggaactcggaatttcttttatctttaattacattattaattacgacagatttttactgattgattCAGAAtagatatcaagaaaaatacaaaaatctaattgGTTTCTCTTTCGTAATCCATTACttgtctgaaaaaaaaaagaatttcaagaagtgatatcattgtctatcgttctctcgtttcctgttaggaaagtatattttctcgttagaatatgacaaaatatctacggagacatcgtgtttaatagttctgttggaatatttcgtaaacttaAGTTCTCTATTGTATGATAACGAAAGAAAACGCTTTGTTGTTAACCATACTGGTGACATTAACATCTCCAAGTATAATTACGATCGTatcgtataatttaatcaCGAAATCGTTAGATCAGGCATGATACAAGATAtttaaggaaaagaaagaatctttcgtgaatgtacaaaaaacttttattaatttacttattcacaattacgatagaaattagattatttgtagattccataagtatctatcgctttcgctctttcgactttcttaatgacagcagtttattatggttttaatttgtcatatctttgctaactgtcctaatttgtcaagtaatcgcgaatgtgcatagctgccatcgccacgagtgttatttagattatttagGATTATTTAGATTGTTTATCCGACAAATCTATCCGAAGCGAGACAGCGAACTAATGCTTCGGATGAGAGTTCGCCCTGATTTGCGGAAGCAACTATATcgttaatgtaatatttacacGAGAATAACTGTAAAGTATCGCtactataatttttgagaattCAGCGGACCTGTCCTTTTGGCGAGAGATAAGCAGTTAATGCCAAGAACGAGATTAACCCCGGATCCGCTGACCTTTGTTATTCACTTTGAGTTTTTGAATATAATCGAGAATACCGGCGTTCCGGCTGATCCGGACCACTGAATGAATCCGACGGGCATCGACGGACCTCGCTCGGCTGATAGGCGCGTCTCCTAGAAGACTGCAACTGCAGGATCGAAGAACTCAGGACAACGCTTGGTCGAGCGGTCGGCGTTCCGGTCAGGAAACCTTGACTCTGCTGGGAAGGATCCCGATCCGATCTCGCACGGAATGGCAGGGTTGGAAAATCGGGTCTTCAAAGGAACTCGCACAAGAATGGTACGACTTGATGATTGGACCTCCAAGGAACTCGCACAGGGATGGCTAGGATGGACAGTTTGGGCCATCTGGCGACAACCCATCATCATCTCTCATTCAAGGTTACCATGTCTCAGCAGACCGGGAACTTCATGATCTTCTTCAACAATTCTGGAAACTCGACGAACTTCCATTCGTCTCTGGATCATCGTTATCGACTGAAGAGCAAGAATGCGAACGACATTATAAACTTACTCATACTCGTAACCAGCAAGGAAGGTACATCGTTCGTCTTCCTTTTAAGCAACCTGCGGAAAAATTAGGAGACTCTCGCTACAAGGCCTTACAAGTTATGACCAACTtatcgaaaaaatttacatctgATCCCGCTTATGCGCATTCTTACAGTAAATTCTTAGAAGAATACGAACGCTTGCAACACATGAAACGCGTTCCGGAAACGCAAGCGGAACCTCAATTTTCTTACTACCTTCCTCACCACGGTGTTATACGAGAAAGCAGCATCACTACAAAATTACGAGTGGTGTTTAATGGATCAAGCCGCACGAGCACCGGAGTATCGCTCAATGATATACTGCATACCGGAGCAAAACTACAAATTGACGTTTTCGAAATCCTTATTTGGTTACGACAATTTCGGTACGTTTTTTCTTCAGATATAGAGAAGATGTATCGACAAATCAACGTATCTGAAGAAGACTGGGATTTTCAAAGAATTCTTTggaaaaatcaaacaaatgAAATTGTTTCTTACCAACTAACGACTGTCACATACGGACTAGCCTGCGCACCGTTCTTAGCTCTTCGAACATTAGCTCAATTAGTCGAGGACGAAGACACAAAATTCCCGCTTGCAGTTCCATCTATGAAACGAGGACGATATGTAGACGATATCTTCGGAGGAGCTGACACCATCGCTGAAGCAAAAGAAATCGTACagcaattaaatcaattatgcATGGCGGGCGGCTTTCCTCTTAGAAAATGGATGAGCAATCATACATCGGTTATCAACTCTATACCATCTGAACACAGAATTGATTTTTCAACCATTGAATTTGAAGATGCCACGATGATTCATGTATTGGGACTCTGCTGGAATCcagtaaaagataattttcaattttcagcTACTGTAACAACTCCAAAAATCATTACCAAACGCACTGTTCTTTCAACcatagcaaaaatttttgatcctCTTGGACTTCTTGCCCCAATTATCATTACAGCGAAAATTTTCATTCAGGAATTATGGTCAATAAAACTAAGCTGGGATGATACATTGCCTTCACTACCGTCAAAGAAATGGACCGCATTCTTAGAAGACCTAAAAGAGattccaaaattaaattttccacGATGGATCGGACTTCAATCTGGTAACATTTTCGAGCTACACGGATTTTGCGACGCTTCACAACGTGCCATGTGCGCTGCTGTTTATTTACGCATAACCACTCAAGACGGAAACATCACTACCCAATTACTCTGCTCAAAGACAAAGGTCGCACCTTTAAAAAGACTAACTATACCCCGACTTGAACTCTCTGCCGCAGTTCTACTAACTAAACTTATTTCCAGCACTCTTCGCATTTTAGAAATCAACCGCGTTCCATTATTCATGTGGACGGACTCAGCTATCACTTACACTTGGCTCAATAATCATCCTTCCAGGTGGAAAGACTTCGTTCACAACCGCGTTTGTTTTATTCACGAAACAATACCTCAAGCAATTTGGAAATTTATCCCTGGAGCCGAAAACCCGGCTGATTGTGCTACCAGAGGATTAACGCCGTCACAATTGCTCGAATATTCTCCTTGGTGGTCAGGACCACGATGGCTTGCTCAAGAACCTTCAGTTTGGCCACAGATATCACAAATACCTTCTCACAAAGAAAATCTTGAAGAAAGACCAACGCAAGTCTTCGttactaatataaaatcaaatattctCTGGGATCTAATATATCGATACTCTAATCTGACCCATCTCTTACGCATCACAGCTTTGTGCATGCGAGCCATTGCTCGTTTTAAAAGGACTCAAAATTCATCGTTAAATAATCCCATTACAACACAAGAGATTGAAATCGCACGGATCTATTGGGTTAAATCAATACAAAGGTTTGCATTTcctcaagaaataaaaattctcgtCAACGGCAACCCCCTGCCACGCTCCAGCCCTCTTCTACGAATTGCTCCTTACATAGATGCCTCTGGATTACTCCGTGTTGGAGGCCGTCTCGAATTTTCTCGTTTACCTGAAAACGCAAAACATCCGTTGGTTCTTCCACGAGAATCACCACTAAGTTCATTAATCATTGAAGACGCCCATCGACGTACCATGCATGGAGGCACGCAATTAACTTTATCTCATATTCGAAACAATTACTGGATTATAGGAGGGCGAGCACCAATCAGATCCTTCATATTGAAATGTGTACGATGCGCAAGACATCGCCAACAACGAGCGCAACAAATCATGGGTCAACTTCCTCCCGAACGACTTACTTCATCTCGTCCTTTTCTTCACTCTGGAGTTGACTATGCTGGGCCATTCCTCTTAAAAAACTGGAGAGGAAGAAATTCCCGCACTTACAAGGCTTACATTGCTCTCTTCGTGTGTCACGCTACATCAGCCATTCATCTCGAACTCGTAACTGACTGTACTACCGACGCCTTTATCGCCGCATTCAAGCGGTTTACATCAAGAAGAGGAATATGTTCTACTTTGATGAGTGACTGTGGCACAAATCTCAAAGGAGCCAGTTCTGAACTTAAAACGTTATTTTCTGCAGCTTCATCTGAACTTGGACGTCTAGCTACTTTACTCGCGAATGACGGCACTCAGTGGCGATTCAATCCTCCTTCTGCGCCACATTTCGGTGGAAAATGGGAGGCAGGTGTCAAATCTGTCAAGCACCATTTTAAAAGAGTATTAGGCAATCATTTGTTGACATACGAAGAGATGAATACATTTCTCACTCAAATAGAAGCAGTTCTCAATTCAAGACCTCTCTGTGCACTCACCAACGATCCAGACGATttcaaataaactaaaaaaataacttttataataaaaacaaaataaaaattaagtacaaaACTTTGTAACATTAATGAGTAAGTTTCTACCGAGAGTTTAAATCAGGTTAGAGTCAGGTCAATTAGCCaatacccagacagcacacggaTATCCTAACGACCATAAGATGTCCTTAACGGATATTGAGAATATCCACAGGACATCCGTTTTACGTCCTTTGGACattctatggacgtccatgggatatTGGTTTATGAAACTGGTGGACATGCTATATCCGTAAAATATGTCCGATGGACGTTCTATGGATGTCCTATGGACGTTCTATAGATCAATTGTGTCCCTCTTTTGgtcgaaaaaagaaacaaaaaaaaacgaaaaagaaaaaaaaacgaaaaagaaaaaaagaaacaaaaataaaaaacaaaacgaaaaagaaacaatatattataacaaacatttaaaaaaataccaataattaataatgttaataacaaataaaaaaataatatgtattatttcatattatttcatattatatctaaaagtggaacaattaaaataaaccttttgaaaattaaaaataatataatttattattatttataaattaacgttaattataaatattgtaaataaaatatatatatgtatatatataataaaaataataaagataaattatataaaagtaagatacAAGTGCggatataaatcaaatatccAGCATAGAACGTTCTGTATAGAACACCCGTTTAAATTCCAATAATGGACATCCAatgaatgtccattttatgtccatggacatgcgGACCCGAATTGGACTTAAAATGGACGTCCTTGAaacatccagtgctatttgggtatatatatatatatatatatatatatatatatatatatatataatatacatatatatatcatacaaatatatatataccatactgtaatattaaaaattttaatatattttataactaataatattaacgtGTAAATATTGGACTCCACGTTGTCGCAACAAAAAAGCAATGTtattatgcatatacatatacacaagcGGACAGAAATGATAGACATAATAACTGTACTAATTcagatacataatttttttcaatgtggAAGCATGTGAAAAACGGATATACTCCGAATAATATAGTTAGTAAGCTTATGCTctgtttatatatgtgtattagaCTTTATACGCATTGCATTATCCtttcctttctaaaaaagggcatggcatcgatactcgcatctctcgaagtattgttgtcgcttttccgcgatgccgattaatTCTCTcgttgcgcttacttcgtgttgcgagagtaatcattgcgattgaattttaacagctgtcaaatttgtataaatggttatctataccggaaaagacggggagagacggggagagacggggtgaGACGGGgtgagacggagagagaccgggagagaccggaagagacggggagagaccgggagagacggggagagacggggtgagacggagagagaccgggagagaccggaagagacggggagagaccgggagagacggggagagacggggtgaGACggaaagagaccgggagagaccggaagagacggggagagaccgggagagacggggagagacggagagagacggggagagacgggcagagaccgggagagaccgggagagaccggagagacggagagagagagagagaaagagagagagagaaagagggggggggagaggagagggggggagagaagtGCGTGCATCCGTGCGTGTGTACACTGTGGAGTATTTTACTCAAACGAaagattttcgaaagttagttttctctattgattattttttatttggttattttttaaatttatttatttctatatgtgCACGCGTACGTGTGCATGCATAtgtcacaatattattttataactagcaataatagttaattaattaatatacataaagttccaaaaaatgttgatcttattttatataaaaagatacatgtaatgtcaaagtatttaataatttattaacaattgtaactttttttgtacattgtgAAGTATCTTACTCGAACAAAAGATTTTCAAAAGTTAGTTTTgtgtattgatttttacaaaagatgttgatctcattttatatggaaaggtacacatataatgtcaaagtatttaataatttattaacaattgtaattttgtttttcaaactaTGTCGTCAATCTCTAAtgctaattaaagaaaaaaaaacaagaagaagaagagtcaGAGCTGACAACATTTCGTTACATTTCAGTgtcaatatcatattactttaaagaagatttatgtatgttgtgtatattgtatttcttttttcctttttttatgtgtataacatttttaaagaagaaagaaaattagacaataaattaatgtatgtaagtatgctttctctctctctctctctctttctatttctttttcctttctttttgtatataattatttatttatataattattattgcaattgttatttttaa
This genomic window from Monomorium pharaonis isolate MP-MQ-018 chromosome 8, ASM1337386v2, whole genome shotgun sequence contains:
- the LOC118646920 gene encoding uncharacterized protein LOC118646920, with translation MARMDSLGHLATTHHHLSFKVTMSQQTGNFMIFFNNSGNSTNFHSSLDHRYRLKSKNANDIINLLILVTSKEDIEKMYRQINVSEEDWDFQRILWKNQTNEIVSYQLTTVTYGLACAPFLALRTLAQLVEDEDTKFPLAVPSMKRGRYVDDIFGGADTIAEAKEIVQQLNQLCMAGGFPLRKWMSNHTSVINSIPSEHRIDFSTIEFEDATMIHVLGLCWNPVKDNFQFSATVTTPKIITKRTVLSTIAKIFDPLGLLAPIIITAKIFIQELWSIKLSWDDTLPSLPSKKWTAFLEDLKEIPKLNFPRWIGLQSGNIFELHGFCDASQRAMCAAVYLRITTQDGNITTQLLCSKTKVAPLKRLTIPRLELSAAVLLTKLISSTLRILEINRVPLFMWTDSAITYTWLNNHPSRWKDFVHNRVCFIHETIPQAIWKFIPGAENPADCATRGLTPSQLLEYSPWWSGPRWLAQEPSVWPQISQIPSHKENLEERPTQVFVTNIKSNILWDLIYRYSNLTHLLRITALCMRAIARFKRTQNSSLNNPITTQEIEIARIYWVKSIQRFAFPQEIKILVNGNPLPRSSPLLRIAPYIDASGLLRVGGRLEFSRLPENAKHPLVLPRESPLSSLIIEDAHRRTMHGGTQLTLSHIRNNYWIIGGRAPIRSFILKCVRCARHRQQRAQQIMGQLPPERLTSSRPFLHSGVDYAGPFLLKNWRGRNSRTYKAYIALFVCHATSAIHLELVTDCTTDAFIAAFKRFTSRRGICSTLMSDCGTNLKGASSELKTLFSAASSELGRLATLLANDGTQWRFNPPSAPHFGGKWEAGVKSVKHHFKRVLGNHLLTYEEMNTFLTQIEAVLNSRPLCALTNDPDDFK